One region of Coriobacteriia bacterium genomic DNA includes:
- the sigH gene encoding RNA polymerase sporulation sigma factor SigH has translation MPGAERGGELALVMAAQNGSEQACAELCRRYRGMIRCKARSYYLVGADREDIIQEGLIGLYKAMRDYDVSRQASFHSFAELCVTRQIITAVKSATRRKHSPLNGYVSLSRSTSMEEDGERLLSDILAAKGVCDPAEIVVAAWETDFIRTGVAEALSPFEARVLTLYSNGRSYQDIADTLGRHTKAVDNALQRVKRKMETQISRCRAC, from the coding sequence GTGCCTGGCGCGGAGCGTGGCGGGGAGTTGGCCTTGGTCATGGCCGCTCAGAACGGTAGCGAACAGGCGTGTGCCGAGCTCTGTCGTCGATATCGCGGGATGATTCGCTGCAAGGCGCGGTCGTACTATCTGGTTGGTGCCGATCGCGAGGACATCATCCAGGAAGGGCTTATCGGCTTGTACAAGGCGATGCGCGACTACGACGTGTCTCGTCAGGCAAGCTTCCACTCGTTTGCCGAGCTGTGCGTGACTCGGCAGATCATCACGGCGGTCAAGTCGGCCACACGCCGCAAGCATTCGCCGCTCAACGGCTACGTGTCGCTGTCTCGTTCCACGTCCATGGAAGAAGATGGCGAGCGGCTGCTCTCCGACATCCTTGCTGCTAAGGGCGTCTGCGACCCGGCTGAGATCGTTGTCGCTGCATGGGAGACCGACTTCATCCGCACTGGCGTGGCCGAAGCGCTCTCTCCATTCGAGGCGAGGGTGCTGACGCTCTACAGCAACGGCCGCTCGTATCAGGACATCGCGGACACGTTGGGACGCCACACAAAGGCCGTCGACAACGCTCTTCAGCGCGTCAAGCGCAAGATGGAGACGCAGATTAGTAGGTGCAGGGCCTGCTAG
- a CDS encoding adenylate/guanylate cyclase domain-containing protein — translation MPEARRKNAQLLQWLRAAAIAVLTWGGMAAMHVQPMWLSAAFALGAGLLTLGNSELGVLLALVGLCLPLLAAQPIVGIFVLIVAFVFERYLGGHGAVGFMLVGLGILGALFGPVWAVAALAGCLLGPTEGALAAAATCLVVESVGVLGGQQALTVVVTGGPTPAMVSFANPSASLVSTQWITDGFKTISGQTVGRLSAEAGRVAHAPALIAQAGIWALAAVVAGSIAGRRGKERKLADALAGAAAGVGVVAIGDVVVRLVFGLPMSPAAMAIALVSSLVVAMGLIAMRETLFARVPVVVTPQPRQVSMAAEDADVDELLRLIATAEDKLAAQHTSERVVLITDMKSFSRMTEEDGSVATAKAIQRHRDLLVPIIVSHHGCGKSTGGDGVVAAFESAADAIRAAVEGQTALAAHNASHDNEREVLVRMGIASGEVVLDNGGRPFIGAGLNLAARVMNLADGGQIFATGDVLTAGASQAGPTTQLFGDFELKNIASPVPIGEVLWSPGQQPRDPRAEGSAT, via the coding sequence GTGCCAGAAGCTCGGAGGAAGAACGCGCAGCTGCTCCAGTGGCTTCGCGCGGCAGCGATTGCCGTACTCACCTGGGGCGGCATGGCCGCCATGCACGTGCAGCCGATGTGGCTGTCTGCCGCCTTCGCGCTGGGCGCCGGGCTGCTCACGCTTGGTAACTCCGAACTCGGAGTGCTGCTTGCCCTCGTCGGGCTCTGCCTTCCGCTCCTCGCGGCGCAGCCAATCGTAGGCATCTTCGTCCTCATCGTCGCCTTCGTCTTCGAACGATACCTGGGCGGTCACGGGGCAGTCGGATTCATGCTGGTCGGCCTGGGTATCTTGGGCGCCTTGTTTGGGCCGGTCTGGGCGGTGGCCGCACTGGCGGGATGTCTCTTGGGGCCGACTGAAGGCGCCCTTGCGGCCGCTGCGACCTGTCTGGTCGTAGAGTCCGTCGGCGTGCTCGGCGGACAGCAAGCCCTGACCGTGGTGGTGACCGGTGGTCCGACTCCCGCCATGGTGTCGTTCGCAAATCCTTCGGCAAGCCTTGTGTCGACCCAGTGGATCACCGACGGCTTCAAGACAATCTCCGGCCAGACCGTTGGCCGGCTCTCCGCGGAAGCAGGCCGCGTTGCACACGCCCCAGCCTTGATCGCCCAGGCTGGCATCTGGGCGCTGGCCGCTGTCGTTGCGGGCAGCATTGCCGGTCGCCGCGGTAAAGAGCGCAAGCTCGCCGACGCGCTCGCGGGTGCTGCTGCCGGCGTTGGCGTCGTGGCCATCGGTGATGTCGTCGTGCGCCTCGTCTTCGGCCTGCCGATGTCACCTGCCGCCATGGCCATCGCACTCGTCAGCTCGCTCGTCGTCGCGATGGGGCTCATCGCCATGCGGGAGACGTTGTTTGCTCGCGTGCCGGTCGTCGTGACGCCGCAACCCCGCCAAGTCTCGATGGCCGCCGAGGACGCCGACGTGGACGAGCTGCTGCGTCTCATCGCCACCGCCGAGGACAAGCTCGCCGCGCAGCACACCTCGGAGCGCGTGGTGCTTATCACCGACATGAAGTCATTCTCCCGCATGACCGAGGAGGACGGCAGTGTGGCCACCGCCAAGGCGATCCAGCGCCACCGCGACCTCCTCGTTCCGATCATCGTGAGCCACCACGGGTGCGGCAAGTCGACCGGCGGCGACGGCGTGGTCGCGGCATTTGAATCGGCGGCCGACGCGATCCGCGCTGCCGTCGAGGGTCAGACCGCGCTTGCGGCCCACAATGCCTCACACGACAACGAGCGCGAGGTGCTGGTGCGCATGGGAATCGCCTCGGGCGAAGTCGTGCTCGATAACGGCGGCCGACCGTTCATTGGCGCTGGCCTGAACCTCGCCGCCCGAGTGATGAACCTCGCCGACGGTGGCCAGATCTTCGCAACCGGCGACGTGCTCACCGCTGGAGCCTCTCAGGCTGGACCCACGACGCAGTTGTTCGGCGACTTCGAGCTGAAGAACATCGCAAGCCCCGTCCCGATCGGTGAGGTGCTGTGGTCACCGGGGCAACAGCCCCGCGATCCACGCGCTGAGGGGTCCGCAACCTGA
- a CDS encoding cyclic nucleotide-binding domain-containing protein, whose amino-acid sequence MPNDEFLGRVPIFANCTAEEVSAIAGVAQEGFFQPGQIIVTQGTPGQAFYMITAGRVEILRDGHSLGTFGPGDFFGEMSLLDSAPRSATIRAIDNVSCLMLSSWDFKALLERHPSIAIKLLEVLSRRLRVTDERIGR is encoded by the coding sequence ATGCCCAACGATGAGTTCCTCGGCCGTGTGCCGATCTTTGCGAACTGCACGGCCGAAGAGGTGTCCGCCATCGCTGGCGTCGCTCAAGAAGGCTTCTTCCAACCCGGTCAGATTATCGTCACGCAGGGCACGCCCGGACAGGCTTTCTACATGATAACGGCTGGAAGGGTGGAGATTCTTCGCGACGGGCATTCGCTGGGCACCTTCGGGCCCGGCGACTTCTTCGGCGAGATGTCGCTCCTGGACTCGGCGCCGCGATCGGCGACGATTCGCGCGATCGACAATGTGTCGTGCCTCATGCTGTCGAGCTGGGACTTCAAGGCTCTGCTCGAGCGGCACCCTTCGATCGCGATCAAGCTCCTTGAGGTGCTTAGCCGTCGGCTTCGTGTCACTGACGAACGAATCGGGAGGTAG
- the tuf gene encoding elongation factor Tu, with product MAKQKFERTKPHVNVGTIGHVDHGKTTLTAAITKRQAEKGFADFTPFDQIDKAPEERERGITIAIAHVEYETETRHYAHVDCPGHADYVKNMITGAAQMDGAILVLAATDGPMAQTREHILLARQVGVPYIVVFLNKCDMVDDEELIELVEMEVRELLTDNEFPGDDTPIIRGSALKALEGDEAWVKGIDELLEAVDTYIPLPLRATDNPIVMANEDVFTNTARGTVATGRVERGVVHVGDEVEIVGITDTRKTVVTGVEMFRKLLDEAQAGDNIGVLLRGIARTDIERGQVLCKPGSITPHTEFVGQVYILTKEEGGRHTPFFDGYRPQFYFRTTDVTGVAHLPEGTEMVMPGDNVEVRGELINPIAMEDGLRFAIREGGRTVGSGRVIQIIK from the coding sequence ATGGCGAAGCAGAAGTTCGAGCGCACTAAGCCGCACGTCAATGTGGGTACGATCGGCCACGTCGACCACGGCAAGACCACCCTCACCGCGGCGATCACCAAGCGCCAGGCCGAGAAGGGCTTTGCCGATTTCACCCCGTTCGACCAGATCGACAAGGCTCCGGAAGAGCGCGAGCGCGGTATCACCATCGCTATCGCCCACGTTGAGTACGAGACGGAAACCCGTCACTACGCTCACGTTGACTGCCCGGGTCACGCCGACTACGTCAAGAACATGATCACGGGTGCGGCCCAGATGGACGGCGCAATCCTCGTCCTCGCCGCCACCGACGGCCCGATGGCCCAGACGCGTGAGCACATCCTGCTCGCTCGCCAGGTTGGCGTTCCCTACATCGTGGTCTTCCTCAACAAGTGCGACATGGTGGACGACGAGGAGCTCATCGAGCTCGTCGAGATGGAAGTTCGCGAGCTCCTCACCGACAACGAGTTCCCCGGTGACGACACTCCGATCATCCGCGGCTCGGCGCTGAAGGCTCTTGAGGGCGACGAGGCGTGGGTCAAGGGCATCGACGAGCTGCTTGAGGCCGTCGACACCTACATCCCGCTTCCTCTCCGCGCCACCGACAACCCGATCGTGATGGCTAACGAAGACGTCTTCACGAACACCGCTCGTGGCACAGTCGCCACCGGCCGTGTCGAGCGTGGCGTCGTCCACGTCGGCGACGAGGTCGAGATCGTCGGCATCACCGACACCCGCAAGACGGTTGTTACCGGCGTTGAGATGTTCCGGAAGCTCCTCGACGAGGCGCAGGCTGGCGACAACATCGGCGTGCTGCTCCGCGGCATCGCCCGCACCGACATCGAGCGCGGCCAGGTTCTCTGCAAGCCGGGTTCGATCACTCCGCACACCGAGTTCGTCGGCCAGGTCTACATCCTGACCAAGGAGGAGGGCGGCCGTCACACTCCGTTCTTCGACGGCTATCGTCCCCAGTTCTACTTCCGCACGACCGACGTCACCGGCGTCGCTCACCTGCCGGAAGGCACCGAGATGGTCATGCCGGGCGACAACGTCGAGGTTCGTGGCGAGCTCATCAACCCCATCGCCATGGAAGACGGTCTCCGCTTCGCCATCCGCGAGGGTGGCCGCACGGTTGGCTCAGGTCGAGTCATCCAGATCATCAAGTAG
- the rpmG gene encoding 50S ribosomal protein L33, translated as MRTLVTLACTECKRRNYTTNKNKQNNPERIEYKKYCKWCKTHTVHRETR; from the coding sequence ATGCGAACGCTGGTCACGCTGGCCTGCACCGAGTGCAAGCGCCGGAACTACACTACGAACAAGAACAAGCAGAACAATCCTGAGCGCATCGAGTACAAGAAGTACTGCAAGTGGTGCAAGACTCACACCGTTCACCGCGAGACCCGCTAG